Proteins encoded within one genomic window of Ideonella dechloratans:
- a CDS encoding 2Fe-2S iron-sulfur cluster-binding protein → MSRYTASGLSFLLDGEEVPMAPGDTVLQAAHRVGRYIPHLCWHPGLPAHGSCRLCMVNFNGRPVSACTALAAPGAVVECQTPALQAERRTLLQMLFVEGNHFCPSCERSGNCLLQATAYQHEMAGPHFEEFYPGRPVDASHPDMLLDHNRCILCGLCVRASELLDGKSVFAIAGHGTRCHLVVDSPSGQLGDSALSVHDQAAGICPVGALMPKRVGFRDPIGQRRYDLHRVDEPHSQEAAPPADEETP, encoded by the coding sequence ATGAGCCGCTACACCGCATCCGGGCTGAGCTTCCTGCTCGATGGCGAGGAGGTGCCGATGGCACCGGGCGACACGGTGCTGCAGGCCGCCCACCGCGTCGGCCGCTACATCCCGCACCTGTGCTGGCACCCCGGGCTGCCGGCCCATGGCTCCTGCCGCCTGTGCATGGTGAACTTCAACGGCCGCCCCGTCTCGGCCTGCACCGCCCTGGCCGCGCCGGGCGCGGTGGTGGAGTGCCAGACGCCGGCCCTGCAGGCCGAGCGCCGCACCCTGCTGCAGATGCTCTTCGTGGAAGGCAATCACTTCTGCCCGTCCTGCGAACGCAGTGGCAACTGCCTGCTGCAGGCCACGGCCTACCAGCACGAGATGGCCGGCCCGCACTTCGAGGAGTTCTATCCCGGCCGACCGGTGGATGCCTCGCATCCCGACATGCTGCTGGACCACAACCGCTGCATCCTCTGTGGCCTGTGCGTGCGCGCCAGCGAGTTGCTGGACGGCAAGTCGGTCTTCGCCATCGCCGGGCACGGCACCCGGTGCCATCTGGTGGTCGACAGCCCCAGCGGCCAGTTGGGCGATTCCGCCCTGAGCGTGCACGACCAGGCCGCGGGCATCTGCCCGGTGGGTGCGCTGATGCCCAAGCGGGTGGGCTTCCGGGATCCGATCGGCCAGCGCCGCTACGACCTGCACCGGGTGGACGAACCGCACAGCCAGGAGGCCGCTCCACCGGCCGACGAGGAGACTCCATGA
- a CDS encoding NADP oxidoreductase encodes MTGAAPYPPPPERKLRVATTSLGGCFGCHMSLLDIDERLFTLIEHVQFDRSPLTDLKTVGPCDLGLIEGGLCNAENIEVLQAFRAQCKVLVAVGACAINGGLPAQRNRLDIGDVLREVYVHRPGTRADAQVPSDPELPLPLNQVRPIHEVVLIDYELPGCPPSADTFWAFFTDLLAGRTPRLAHGQIHYD; translated from the coding sequence ATGACCGGCGCCGCGCCCTACCCGCCGCCGCCGGAACGCAAGCTGCGTGTGGCCACCACCTCGCTGGGCGGCTGCTTCGGCTGCCACATGTCGCTGCTGGACATCGATGAACGCCTGTTCACGCTGATCGAGCACGTGCAGTTCGATCGCTCGCCGCTGACCGACCTGAAGACCGTGGGCCCCTGCGACCTGGGCCTGATCGAGGGCGGTTTGTGCAATGCCGAGAACATCGAGGTGCTGCAGGCCTTCCGCGCCCAGTGCAAGGTGCTGGTGGCGGTGGGCGCCTGCGCCATCAACGGGGGCCTGCCGGCCCAGCGCAACCGGCTGGACATCGGCGACGTGCTGCGCGAGGTCTATGTGCACCGCCCCGGCACACGTGCGGACGCCCAGGTGCCCAGCGACCCCGAACTGCCCCTGCCACTCAACCAGGTGCGGCCCATCCACGAGGTGGTGCTGATCGACTACGAGCTGCCCGGCTGCCCGCCCTCGGCCGACACCTTCTGGGCCTTCTTCACCGATCTGCTGGCCGGGCGCACGCCGCGCCTGGCCCACGGCCAGATCCACTACGACTGA
- a CDS encoding Ni/Fe hydrogenase subunit alpha — MAAPDLETAAPPEGLRRVAIDPVSRVEGHGKVTLLLDEHNRVQQARLHIVEFRGFEAFIRGRPYWEVPVMVQRLCGICPVSHHLAACKALDRALGITVLPPSAEKLRRLMHYGQVLQSHALHFFHLSSPDLLFGFDSEPTRRNIVGVAQAHPDIARQGVLLRKYGQEIIRATAGKRVHGTGSVPGGMNRHLSAEDQAMLRAQADQMVQWAQGAVQLVQRLHTQNPALYDGFARSPAHLMSLVRPDGALDLYDGRLRVRSAEGALLHEQVDDQRYLDLIEEEVRPWSYMKFPYLRSLGPAAGWYRVGPLARVQNCDRIPSPLAEVERQVFVAHGQGALIDATLAYHWARMIEVLHTAEVVRELLDDPDLLAGDLLGAGQRSGEGVGIIEAPRGTLIHHYRVADDDLITHCNLIVSTTHNNQAMNEAVRAVAREQFDGREITEGLLNQIEVAIRAYDPCLSCATHAMGRMPLEVALVDADGQALDHVARSPEGHFTRLDGPLTWTV, encoded by the coding sequence ATGGCCGCCCCCGACCTGGAAACCGCCGCCCCCCCCGAAGGCCTGCGCCGCGTGGCCATCGACCCGGTGTCGCGGGTGGAAGGCCACGGCAAGGTCACACTGCTGCTGGACGAACACAACCGGGTGCAGCAGGCGCGACTGCACATCGTCGAGTTCCGCGGCTTCGAGGCCTTCATCCGTGGCCGCCCCTACTGGGAGGTGCCGGTGATGGTGCAGCGGCTGTGCGGCATTTGCCCGGTGTCGCACCACCTGGCGGCCTGCAAGGCGCTGGACCGCGCGCTGGGCATCACCGTCCTCCCGCCCAGCGCCGAGAAGCTGCGGCGACTGATGCACTACGGCCAGGTGCTGCAATCGCACGCCCTGCACTTCTTCCACCTGTCCTCGCCCGATCTGCTGTTCGGCTTCGACTCGGAGCCCACCCGCCGCAACATCGTCGGCGTGGCCCAGGCCCACCCCGACATCGCCCGCCAGGGCGTGCTGTTGCGCAAGTACGGCCAGGAGATCATCCGTGCCACCGCGGGCAAGCGGGTGCATGGGACCGGCTCGGTGCCTGGCGGCATGAACCGCCACCTGAGCGCCGAGGACCAGGCGATGCTGCGTGCCCAGGCCGACCAGATGGTGCAATGGGCCCAGGGCGCCGTGCAGCTGGTGCAGCGCCTTCACACCCAGAACCCGGCGCTGTACGACGGCTTTGCCCGCAGCCCGGCCCACCTGATGTCGCTGGTGCGGCCGGACGGCGCACTGGACCTCTACGACGGCCGGCTGCGGGTGCGCAGCGCCGAGGGCGCGCTGCTGCACGAGCAGGTGGATGACCAGCGCTACCTCGACCTGATCGAGGAAGAGGTGCGCCCCTGGAGCTACATGAAGTTCCCCTACCTGCGCAGCCTGGGGCCTGCCGCGGGCTGGTACCGGGTGGGGCCGCTGGCCCGGGTGCAGAACTGCGACCGCATCCCCTCGCCGCTGGCCGAGGTCGAACGCCAGGTCTTCGTCGCCCACGGCCAGGGGGCCCTCATCGACGCGACGCTGGCCTACCACTGGGCCCGCATGATCGAGGTGCTGCACACGGCCGAGGTGGTGCGGGAGTTGCTGGACGATCCGGACCTCCTGGCCGGGGATCTGCTCGGCGCCGGCCAACGCAGCGGCGAGGGCGTGGGCATCATCGAGGCGCCGCGCGGCACCTTGATCCACCACTACCGGGTGGCCGACGACGACCTGATCACCCACTGCAACCTGATCGTCTCCACCACCCACAACAACCAGGCCATGAACGAGGCGGTGCGGGCGGTGGCCCGCGAACAGTTCGACGGCCGCGAGATCACCGAGGGTCTGCTCAACCAGATCGAGGTGGCCATCCGCGCCTACGACCCCTGCCTGTCTTGCGCCACCCATGCGATGGGCCGCATGCCCTTGGAAGTGGCCTTGGTCGATGCGGACGGCCAGGCCCTGGACCATGTGGCCAGGTCGCCCGAGGGGCACTTCACGCGGCTGGATGGCCCGCTGACGTGGACGGTCTGA
- a CDS encoding hydrogenase maturation protease: protein MDGLTAPPPARPPAPCLLLAWGNRSRGDDALAPLLLDRIQRWLMQQPASQHCAVQCLEDQQLQVEHVLDLQGRRAVLLIDAVVGLSAPFSTMALTPCRDSSFTSHALSPQALLQVYQDVLGGVPPPCLLLGLRADQFGLDHPPTPQALADLDLAEAWLRTWVQQNAAVEAAEPGAVTQ, encoded by the coding sequence GTGGACGGTCTGACCGCTCCACCGCCCGCTCGGCCGCCCGCTCCCTGCCTGCTGCTGGCCTGGGGCAACCGCAGCCGCGGCGACGATGCGCTGGCCCCTCTGCTGCTGGACCGGATCCAGCGCTGGCTGATGCAGCAGCCAGCGTCACAGCATTGCGCGGTGCAGTGCCTGGAGGATCAGCAACTGCAGGTCGAGCACGTGCTGGACCTGCAGGGGCGGCGGGCCGTGCTGCTCATCGACGCGGTGGTCGGCCTGTCGGCCCCGTTCAGCACGATGGCGCTGACCCCTTGCCGGGACAGCAGCTTCACCAGCCACGCCCTCTCCCCGCAGGCCCTGCTGCAGGTCTATCAGGATGTGCTTGGAGGAGTTCCGCCGCCGTGCCTGCTGCTGGGTCTGCGTGCCGATCAGTTCGGCTTGGACCACCCCCCGACACCGCAGGCCCTGGCTGACCTGGATCTGGCCGAAGCCTGGCTCCGGACCTGGGTTCAGCAGAACGCCGCCGTCGAAGCCGCCGAGCCTGGCGCGGTCACTCAATAG
- a CDS encoding HDOD domain-containing protein, with the protein MNSAFLLGLLLVLVLGAGALWRRRSSPSDAPAAGAPPGAGDHLASPPPVPDADDGVQSTLICEPVPTALSGFRLLHADELSEERRAAITAVFRNIPRPSRLMQHLAAVDLLSEASAARLVELIAAEPVIAGKLLSAVNSPLYGLQTPVVSVAQAVTFLGLTQVRAICLRYALMQSFAQEAPERQAMLDRVWQSSALACELAHALTHTLSIRDPGAVGSAVLLSFLGRLAVTATTPTRLLAAMDQPDHLARTRAEQDLLGVGSGEVGRLLMRDWDLPEPIIASACDAADCLVLPASSTDPGRAETLALTYLCARLGERLASGALPSLQAFELLSESSADFFHLRQGLSPARLTRWTAALRAPALSARLSRLQDASFRGY; encoded by the coding sequence ATGAACTCTGCCTTCCTTCTGGGCTTGCTGCTGGTGTTGGTGCTCGGGGCTGGCGCCCTGTGGCGGCGCCGTTCATCGCCGTCCGATGCGCCGGCAGCCGGGGCCCCTCCGGGCGCGGGCGACCACCTCGCGTCCCCCCCACCGGTGCCCGACGCCGACGACGGTGTGCAGTCCACCCTGATCTGCGAGCCTGTGCCCACGGCCTTGAGCGGTTTCCGGCTGCTTCATGCCGATGAGCTGTCCGAGGAGCGTCGCGCCGCCATCACCGCGGTGTTTCGCAACATCCCGCGGCCTTCGCGGCTGATGCAGCACCTGGCGGCGGTGGATCTGCTGAGCGAGGCCAGCGCCGCACGGCTGGTGGAACTGATCGCGGCCGAGCCGGTGATCGCGGGCAAGCTGTTGTCGGCCGTGAATTCACCGCTCTATGGCCTGCAGACGCCGGTGGTGAGTGTGGCCCAGGCGGTGACCTTTCTGGGGCTCACGCAGGTGCGCGCCATCTGCCTGCGCTATGCACTGATGCAGAGCTTCGCCCAGGAGGCGCCGGAGCGGCAGGCCATGCTGGACCGGGTCTGGCAGAGCAGCGCACTGGCCTGCGAACTGGCTCACGCCCTGACCCACACCCTGTCCATTCGGGACCCGGGGGCCGTGGGCAGCGCGGTGCTGCTGTCCTTTCTCGGCCGCCTGGCGGTGACGGCCACCACCCCGACCCGTCTGCTGGCGGCCATGGACCAACCCGATCACCTGGCCAGGACCCGGGCGGAGCAGGACCTGCTGGGCGTGGGTTCCGGTGAAGTGGGGCGGTTGCTGATGCGCGACTGGGACTTGCCGGAGCCCATCATCGCCAGTGCCTGTGATGCGGCGGACTGCCTGGTCCTGCCTGCGTCGTCGACCGATCCCGGCCGTGCGGAGACCTTGGCGCTGACCTATCTGTGCGCACGCCTGGGTGAGCGCCTGGCCAGCGGGGCGCTGCCGTCCTTGCAGGCCTTCGAACTTCTCAGCGAGTCTTCGGCGGATTTCTTTCACCTGCGGCAGGGCCTGTCGCCCGCCCGTCTGACCCGCTGGACCGCAGCGCTGCGCGCGCCTGCGCTGTCGGCACGGCTGAGCCGCCTGCAGGACGCTTCCTTCCGGGGCTATTGA
- a CDS encoding aspartate kinase — MALIVHKYGGTSMGSTERIRSVAKRVAKWARAGHQMVVVPSAMSGETNRLLGLAKEVSPAKQTPEMLRELDMIACTGEQVSVGLLSLALQAEGMLAVSYNGWQVPVKTDSAYTKARIESIDDAKVRADLAAGKVVVITGFQGVDEGGNVTTLGRGGSDTSAVAIAAAMKADECLIFTDVDGVYTTDPRIVPEARRLHTISFEEMLEMASLGSKVLQIRSVEFAGKYRVPLRVLSSFTPWDISVEEEAKSGTLITFEEDEKMEQAVVSGIAFSRDEAKVTVTGVPDKPGVASLILGAVADANIEVDVIIQNVSQNGKTDFSFTVNRNDYQRTLDLLRTQVQPATGASDVVGDPKICKVSIVGIGMRSHVGVASKMFRSLSEEGINIQMISTSEIKTSVVIDEKYMELAVRALHKAFDLDASISAVDEAKA, encoded by the coding sequence ATGGCTTTGATCGTACACAAATACGGCGGCACATCGATGGGCTCGACAGAGCGCATCCGCAGCGTCGCCAAGCGCGTGGCCAAGTGGGCCCGTGCGGGCCACCAGATGGTCGTCGTTCCCTCCGCAATGAGCGGCGAAACCAACCGCCTGCTGGGGCTGGCCAAGGAGGTTTCTCCGGCCAAGCAGACCCCCGAGATGCTGCGCGAGCTGGACATGATTGCCTGCACCGGAGAACAGGTGTCCGTGGGCTTGCTGTCGCTGGCCCTGCAGGCCGAGGGGATGCTGGCGGTCAGTTACAACGGCTGGCAGGTGCCGGTCAAGACCGATTCGGCCTACACCAAGGCCCGCATCGAGAGCATCGATGACGCCAAGGTGCGCGCCGATCTGGCTGCTGGCAAGGTGGTGGTGATCACCGGCTTCCAGGGCGTGGACGAGGGCGGCAATGTGACGACCCTGGGCCGCGGGGGCTCCGACACCTCGGCCGTGGCCATCGCCGCGGCGATGAAGGCCGACGAGTGCCTGATCTTCACCGATGTGGACGGTGTCTACACCACCGATCCGCGCATCGTTCCGGAAGCCCGTCGCCTGCACACCATCAGCTTCGAGGAAATGCTCGAGATGGCCAGCCTGGGCTCCAAGGTGCTGCAGATCCGCTCGGTCGAATTTGCCGGCAAGTACCGTGTGCCGCTGCGGGTGCTCTCCAGCTTCACCCCCTGGGATATCAGTGTTGAGGAAGAGGCCAAGTCGGGCACTCTGATCACCTTCGAGGAAGACGAAAAGATGGAACAAGCCGTTGTCTCTGGCATCGCCTTCAGCCGCGACGAAGCCAAGGTCACCGTGACGGGCGTGCCCGACAAGCCGGGTGTGGCCTCGCTGATCCTGGGCGCCGTGGCCGATGCCAACATCGAAGTCGATGTGATCATCCAGAACGTGTCGCAGAACGGCAAGACCGACTTCTCGTTCACGGTCAACCGCAACGACTACCAGCGCACCCTGGACCTGCTGCGCACCCAGGTGCAGCCGGCCACCGGCGCTTCGGACGTGGTGGGCGACCCCAAGATCTGCAAGGTGTCCATCGTGGGCATCGGCATGCGCAGCCATGTGGGTGTGGCCAGCAAGATGTTCCGCTCGCTGAGCGAAGAGGGCATCAACATCCAGATGATCAGCACCAGCGAGATCAAGACCTCGGTCGTGATCGACGAGAAGTACATGGAGCTGGCCGTGCGCGCGCTGCACAAGGCTTTCGATCTGGATGCATCGATTTCGGCCGTGGACGAGGCAAAAGCCTAA
- the tilS gene encoding tRNA lysidine(34) synthetase TilS: MATRVTTPVVAVAFSGGRDSTALLHAVWRQSAGTDLHVVALHVHHGLMPRADDWWVHCQQQVARWARREGRLSFLGRRLTQRPEAGQSVEAWARRARYQALAEMAAEVGADTVLLAHHQRDQAETVLLQALRGAGPAGLAGMPRAVERQGIRWVRPWLGQPASAIDHYIQRHRLRHIEDDSNLDRRFARNRLRHDVLPALEACFPHAQDALVAVAQHSHDASQLIQEVVQAELQRLGASGVELPLPGWTGMSAVRRRLVLAAWLKWAAAEHGLPPPHASLQTQIASGLTRPGPARWQSEGGLEWRLYRGVLSATLLSPGQVAGQPRQLMGPQALELPDWQARLDFEPVQVGGLSAEQLSGAWLLPRQGGEQFQVGPDRPPRSLKKQFQAAGVPAWQRHAPVLCRRRADGRMDVLFVPGLGVDARHAAVAGTRQWRPIWSTDRPDEVSDPLE; the protein is encoded by the coding sequence ATGGCCACCCGGGTGACGACGCCGGTCGTCGCCGTGGCTTTCAGCGGCGGGCGGGATTCCACCGCACTGCTGCACGCGGTGTGGCGGCAAAGCGCTGGCACCGATCTGCATGTCGTGGCGCTGCACGTCCACCACGGTCTCATGCCCCGGGCGGACGACTGGTGGGTTCATTGCCAGCAACAGGTGGCGCGCTGGGCCCGCCGGGAGGGGCGCCTGAGCTTTCTCGGGCGCCGCCTGACCCAGCGACCCGAGGCGGGGCAGAGCGTCGAAGCCTGGGCTCGCCGGGCGCGCTACCAAGCCCTGGCCGAGATGGCGGCCGAGGTGGGGGCGGACACCGTCCTGCTGGCACACCACCAACGCGACCAGGCGGAGACGGTGCTGCTGCAGGCCCTGCGGGGCGCCGGCCCGGCCGGTCTGGCCGGCATGCCTCGTGCCGTCGAACGCCAGGGTATCCGATGGGTGCGCCCCTGGCTGGGCCAGCCGGCGTCGGCCATCGACCACTACATCCAGCGCCACCGGCTGCGACACATCGAGGATGACAGCAACCTGGATCGGCGCTTCGCCCGCAACCGGCTTCGGCATGATGTGCTTCCGGCCCTGGAGGCCTGTTTCCCTCATGCGCAGGACGCGCTGGTCGCGGTAGCCCAGCACAGCCACGACGCGAGCCAGTTGATCCAGGAAGTGGTGCAGGCCGAGTTGCAGCGGCTCGGGGCCAGCGGGGTTGAACTGCCGCTTCCGGGCTGGACCGGAATGTCAGCTGTTCGGCGCCGTCTGGTGCTGGCGGCCTGGCTCAAGTGGGCGGCGGCGGAGCACGGCCTGCCGCCGCCCCATGCTTCGCTGCAGACGCAGATCGCTTCAGGGCTGACGCGGCCCGGGCCGGCACGCTGGCAATCGGAGGGCGGTCTGGAATGGCGGCTCTACCGTGGCGTGCTGTCGGCCACGCTTCTGTCGCCGGGGCAGGTTGCCGGACAGCCCCGGCAACTGATGGGGCCCCAGGCGCTGGAACTCCCGGATTGGCAGGCTCGGCTGGACTTCGAGCCCGTGCAGGTGGGCGGGCTGAGTGCCGAGCAACTGAGCGGCGCCTGGCTGCTGCCTCGGCAGGGCGGTGAGCAGTTCCAGGTCGGCCCCGACCGGCCGCCGCGCAGCCTCAAGAAGCAGTTCCAGGCGGCCGGCGTGCCGGCTTGGCAACGGCACGCCCCTGTGCTGTGTCGTCGCAGGGCCGATGGCCGGATGGATGTGCTGTTCGTGCCCGGTCTGGGGGTGGATGCGCGGCACGCTGCGGTGGCGGGCACACGTCAGTGGCGACCGATCTGGTCAACGGATCGGCCGGATGAGGTCAGCGATCCCTTAGAATAG
- a CDS encoding acetyl-CoA carboxylase carboxyltransferase subunit alpha, producing MSKRHFLEFEQPIAELESKIEELRYVQNESAVDISEEIERLDKKSLQLTKDIYTQLTPWQVTQIARHPQRPYTLDYINEIFTDFQELHGDRAFADDQSIVGGLARFNGQACMVLGQQKGRDTKERAARNFGMPRPEGYRKALRLMKMAEKFGLPVFTFVDTPGAYPGIGAEERGQSEAIGRNIFEMAQLEVPIVTTIIGEGGSGGALAISVADQVLMLQFSVYSVISPEGCASILWKTAAKASDAAEALGITAHRLKALGLVDKIINEPVGGAHRDPKHMATALKRALVDALRQVSDLSTAELLARRYERLKSYGRFTDTSAR from the coding sequence ATGAGCAAGCGACACTTCCTGGAATTCGAACAGCCGATCGCTGAACTCGAGTCGAAGATCGAAGAACTGCGCTATGTGCAGAACGAATCGGCGGTCGACATCTCGGAAGAGATCGAGCGGCTGGACAAGAAGAGCCTGCAGCTCACCAAGGACATCTACACCCAGCTGACGCCCTGGCAGGTCACCCAGATCGCCCGCCATCCGCAGCGTCCCTACACGCTGGACTACATCAACGAGATCTTCACCGACTTCCAGGAGCTGCACGGCGACCGTGCGTTTGCCGATGACCAGTCCATCGTCGGCGGTCTGGCCCGCTTCAATGGCCAGGCCTGCATGGTGCTGGGCCAGCAGAAGGGCCGAGACACCAAGGAACGTGCCGCGCGCAACTTCGGCATGCCCCGCCCCGAGGGCTACCGCAAGGCCCTGCGGCTGATGAAGATGGCCGAGAAGTTCGGCCTGCCGGTCTTCACCTTCGTCGACACCCCGGGCGCGTACCCGGGCATCGGTGCCGAGGAGCGCGGCCAGTCCGAGGCCATCGGCCGCAACATCTTCGAGATGGCCCAACTGGAAGTGCCCATCGTCACCACCATCATCGGTGAAGGCGGCTCCGGTGGCGCCTTGGCGATCAGCGTGGCAGACCAGGTGCTGATGCTGCAGTTCTCGGTCTATTCGGTCATCTCGCCCGAGGGTTGTGCCTCCATTCTGTGGAAGACGGCTGCCAAGGCGTCGGATGCCGCCGAGGCCCTGGGCATCACCGCCCACCGCTTGAAGGCGCTGGGGCTGGTGGACAAGATCATCAACGAGCCAGTGGGTGGTGCCCACCGCGACCCCAAGCACATGGCCACCGCACTGAAGCGGGCGCTGGTCGACGCGCTGCGCCAGGTGTCCGACCTGTCGACGGCTGAACTGCTGGCGCGGCGCTACGAGCGCCTGAAGTCCTACGGTCGTTTCACCGACACGTCCGCACGCTGA
- a CDS encoding DNA-3-methyladenine glycosylase family protein has translation MSEVSSPGITPSYWDDACKHLSKRDRVMKKLIPQFGEARLQSRGDAFTTLARSIVGQQISVNAAQSVWDKFAALMRGPSYAIDPGLVLAQETPSLRAVGLSARKAEYLRDLARHFAEGEVHVSQWQHMDDEAIIDELVAIRGIGRWTAEMFLIFHLMRPNVLPLDDLGLLKGISNSYFSGEPVSRAEARELGECWAPYRSVATWYLWRSLDPLPVDY, from the coding sequence GTGAGTGAAGTTTCCAGCCCAGGCATCACGCCCAGCTACTGGGACGATGCCTGCAAGCATCTGTCCAAGCGCGACCGGGTGATGAAAAAGCTCATCCCGCAGTTCGGCGAGGCCCGTCTGCAGAGTCGGGGAGACGCCTTCACCACCTTGGCGCGCTCCATCGTGGGCCAGCAGATCTCGGTCAATGCTGCGCAATCGGTGTGGGACAAGTTTGCCGCGTTGATGCGTGGCCCGTCCTACGCGATCGACCCTGGCCTTGTGTTGGCACAGGAAACCCCTAGCTTGCGCGCTGTCGGTCTGTCGGCTCGCAAGGCAGAATACCTGCGGGATTTGGCCAGGCATTTCGCCGAAGGCGAGGTCCATGTGTCGCAGTGGCAGCACATGGACGACGAAGCCATCATTGACGAATTGGTGGCCATCCGTGGCATCGGCCGCTGGACGGCCGAGATGTTCCTCATCTTCCACCTCATGCGCCCCAATGTGTTGCCGCTGGACGACCTGGGTCTGCTCAAAGGCATCAGCAACAGCTACTTCAGTGGCGAGCCGGTGTCGCGGGCCGAGGCGCGCGAGCTGGGAGAATGCTGGGCGCCCTACCGTTCGGTGGCCACCTGGTACCTGTGGCGCAGCCTCGATCCGCTGCCCGTCGATTACTGA
- the cysS gene encoding cysteine--tRNA ligase has product MTLRIHNTLTRRVEPFTPIEPGRVRMYVCGMTIYDLCHMGHARMMMAFDVVYRWLRASGYEVTYVRNITDIDDKIIRRALERGMSIRALTDEMIAAMRSDIGAIGITPPTHEPRATDFIPQMLAMIGTLQDKGLAYQAENGDVNFAVRRFPGYGKLSGKSLDDLRAGERVAVDDGKQDPLDFVLWKSAKPEEPEDAKYASAFGPGRPGWHIECSAMSCALLGEHFDIHGGGMDLQFPHHENEIAQSEGATGQPFVNVWMHNGFLNVDNEKMSKSLGNFFTIRDVLRDYDGETLRFFMLRTHYRSPFNFSDANLDDARQALRRLYTALVPFEGQALPALDWSHPAAQSFKVAMDDDFNTPGALAVLFESATELNRKADPVLAGTVKGLAEVLGVLQQVPSQFLQAGTTLDAVTIEARIAERQAAKAARDFAAADRIRDELASAGILLKDSPQGTTWVKA; this is encoded by the coding sequence ATGACGCTGCGCATCCATAACACGCTCACCCGCCGGGTGGAGCCTTTCACCCCCATCGAACCCGGTCGCGTGCGCATGTACGTGTGCGGCATGACCATCTACGACCTGTGCCACATGGGGCACGCGCGGATGATGATGGCCTTCGACGTGGTGTACCGCTGGCTGCGCGCCAGTGGCTACGAGGTGACCTACGTTCGCAACATCACCGACATCGACGACAAGATCATTCGCCGGGCCCTGGAGCGCGGCATGAGTATCCGCGCCCTGACCGACGAGATGATCGCGGCCATGCGATCGGACATCGGCGCCATCGGCATCACACCGCCCACCCACGAGCCCCGCGCCACCGACTTCATCCCGCAGATGCTGGCGATGATCGGCACGCTGCAGGACAAGGGCCTGGCCTACCAGGCCGAGAACGGCGATGTGAACTTCGCGGTGCGTCGTTTCCCGGGTTACGGCAAGCTCAGCGGCAAGTCGCTGGACGACCTGCGTGCGGGTGAGCGCGTGGCGGTGGATGATGGCAAGCAGGACCCGCTGGACTTCGTGCTGTGGAAGTCCGCCAAGCCGGAAGAGCCCGAGGATGCCAAGTACGCCTCGGCCTTCGGCCCGGGCCGGCCGGGCTGGCACATCGAGTGCTCGGCCATGAGCTGCGCACTGCTGGGCGAACACTTCGACATCCACGGCGGGGGCATGGATCTGCAGTTCCCCCACCACGAGAACGAGATCGCGCAGAGCGAGGGCGCCACCGGCCAGCCCTTCGTCAACGTCTGGATGCACAACGGCTTCCTGAACGTGGACAACGAGAAGATGTCCAAGTCTCTTGGCAACTTCTTCACCATCCGTGACGTGCTGAGGGATTACGACGGCGAGACGCTGCGCTTCTTCATGCTGCGCACGCACTACCGCAGCCCCTTCAATTTCAGCGACGCCAATTTGGACGACGCTCGCCAAGCCCTGCGCCGGCTCTACACGGCCCTGGTCCCGTTCGAGGGGCAGGCGCTGCCCGCGCTGGACTGGTCCCATCCTGCGGCACAGTCCTTCAAGGTGGCGATGGACGACGACTTCAATACGCCGGGCGCGCTGGCCGTGCTGTTCGAGTCCGCCACGGAACTGAACCGCAAGGCCGACCCGGTGCTGGCCGGCACCGTCAAGGGTCTGGCCGAGGTGCTGGGTGTGCTGCAGCAGGTGCCGTCGCAGTTCCTGCAGGCGGGCACCACGCTGGATGCGGTCACCATCGAAGCGCGCATTGCCGAAAGGCAGGCCGCCAAGGCCGCACGCGACTTCGCGGCGGCTGATCGCATCCGCGATGAACTGGCCAGCGCCGGCATCCTGCTGAAAGATTCTCCGCAGGGCACCACCTGGGTGAAGGCCTGA
- a CDS encoding peptidylprolyl isomerase — protein MSLAALSPAWAQKVKLSTTMGDIVLELDHDKAPKSVDNFVQYVKSGHYDGTIFHRVIDGFMIQGGGYTADLKEKPTRAPIPLESRNGLSNVRGSLAMARTMVPNSATAQFYINVVDNPNLDQPNARDGEGYAVFGKVVQGMDVVDKIKAAATGNKGGFANVPLQPIVIKKATLEK, from the coding sequence ATGTCCCTGGCCGCCCTGTCGCCGGCCTGGGCCCAGAAGGTGAAGCTGAGCACCACCATGGGCGACATCGTGCTTGAGTTGGACCACGACAAGGCGCCGAAGTCGGTGGACAACTTCGTGCAATACGTCAAGAGCGGCCACTACGACGGCACGATCTTCCATCGCGTCATCGATGGCTTCATGATCCAGGGCGGTGGCTACACGGCCGACCTGAAAGAGAAGCCAACCCGCGCGCCCATTCCCCTGGAAAGCCGCAATGGGCTGAGCAATGTGCGCGGCAGCCTGGCCATGGCTCGCACCATGGTGCCCAACTCCGCCACGGCCCAGTTCTACATCAACGTCGTCGACAACCCCAACCTGGACCAGCCCAATGCCCGCGACGGCGAAGGCTACGCCGTGTTCGGCAAGGTGGTCCAGGGCATGGACGTCGTCGACAAGATCAAGGCCGCCGCCACCGGCAACAAGGGCGGCTTTGCCAATGTTCCCCTGCAACCGATCGTGATCAAGAAAGCCACGCTGGAGAAATAA